tcttctccatctttGCCACTGTTTTCTTAACagcattgaagaatcaCAAAAAGGCCGAGATGAAAGGCTATGATATGGAGTTGgaatattcaaatagtAGGGAAGCTAATCTGATAAGTGATGAAGTAGATAATTTCCATGATGCCAATCACGAAGAATTGGACGTTGATGAAATAGATATATTTGATAGTGACGAGGGAGAAATTGCTTCACCTCCTAggaaatcaatcaaaaaggCAAATGAGGATGCCAAGAGGGGTGATTCCAGCTTCGATGAGGAGTTGGATGAATTGGTTGAAACGGGCAATAAAAAGCTAAAGGGAGAAAATGCCAGAAATGTCAAGGGACAATTGGCCAATAAAGAAATGGAGAACGCAAGAGAAAAGGCAAGAGCCGATGCTGCTGCAAAGGCCAAGGCTGTTGCAAAGGCTAAAGCCAAAGCTAACGCAAATCCCAAAGGAAAGGCTAAAGCTAGAGCTTAATTAAAGGTCAGATTACATACTTCATTGACTCTATATACTTTAGATATGCGTGTGTGtatatattatatataATAACATTTGTAAAATAATTATAATGTAATCACATCAATTAATACCACGTAATTTGGCATCGACTCTCTCTTGCCAGATATTTTTACCTGTACAAGAACAAACATACTTATCATTCTCCCAAGCTCCTGCACTTCTTGCAATGACACCCGCCATTGAATCTTTAAACACCTTGTATTCATCCCTACTCACTGTCATTGCCCTACCAATCAACTGACTCAATGGCAATGGAACAGATACATACTCTTGGCAATTCCCGTCATTGTCACTAGTAACCTTAGGCAAATTGTAAAGGGATTTACCCGTGCTTAATGCACCATTGCTTAGATCGCCACTCTCTCTAAAGCTGGCAAAGTATGAGCATTTAGGTTGCATCCCACTCAAGGTTAAATCAACAAAGCTTTCATCCtcgttgattttgatgattctggCTAATCCATACACGTCTCTCTTGTTGTCATTCCCTGATATGTGTTCTGTAAAATCTTCCAATATACAAACTCCCGCAGAGTTAGGCTTACCAGTACCTCTAATAATTGCATCTCTGCCAGTATCTTGAATTGACGCAATGATCTGTGATGGCGGTGTGGTGCCCCTCACACAAACTGTCTGTGCCTTCAAATCGCAACTGACACCTTCGATAccttcatttttctcaattgcTTTGCTCACAGAGTCAATACAAGATTGACAAGTCAGTGGCACATTGTAAACTGTCTCAAAACTGTTtgtcattttatttttcctcCTATACTTGAACTTTCAGCTAATTGTTCGTCTCCCTGAAGAGAAATAGCGgtgaaggagaagaagttgacgAAATGGAAAAGTGAGTTGATTTGTCATCTGAATAATTTGTTCTAAACGACGAGCCCTCCACGCATGCTTCtcatgaaaaattgattttctctCAAGTAAACCATCACCTGAATAAGTTAGGACATtacctttttttattcCGGTATAGGTTCCACATCTTTAATGAGCTATACAAGACAGG
The Pichia kudriavzevii chromosome 2, complete sequence DNA segment above includes these coding regions:
- a CDS encoding uncharacterized protein (PKUD0B12680; similar to Saccharomyces cerevisiae YMR038C (CCS1); ancestral locus Anc_2.600); translation: MTNSFETVYNVPLTCQSCIDSVSKAIEKNEGIEGVSCDLKAQTVCVRGTTPPSQIIASIQDTGRDAIIRGTGKPNSAGVCILEDFTEHISGNDNKRDVYGLARIIKINEDESFVDLTLSGMQPKCSYFASFRESGDLSNGALSTGKSLYNLPKVTSDNDGNCQEYVSVPLPLSQLIGRAMTVSRDEYKVFKDSMAGVIARSAGAWENDKYVCSCTGKNIWQERVDAKLRGIN
- a CDS encoding uncharacterized protein (PKUD0B12670), translating into MTNSKYDIPYAMTPVKNGKKGKGKKSKYSAYLEDQDSWYNRMLSPNARKLLAYILFFSIFATVFLTALKNHKKAEMKGYDMELEYSNSREANLISDEVDNFHDANHEELDVDEIDIFDSDEGEIASPPRKSIKKANEDAKRGDSSFDEELDELVETGNKKLKGENARNVKGQLANKEMENAREKARADAAAKAKAVAKAKAKANANPKGKAKARA